From Salarias fasciatus chromosome 5, fSalaFa1.1, whole genome shotgun sequence, a single genomic window includes:
- the atxn7l2a gene encoding ataxin-7-like protein 2a isoform X1, whose translation MTSAACRAVMMAVRERAVKVMAALDRRVPSLDEFVGQSWTAWADWAGVAAAEGPDLDDCSKNGKKAAEAMSLSKEDMSIFGLYPGHDDFYLVVCSHCGQVVKPQAFEKHCERRHGPLAKLYARLRSPAPAAPPLPPPPPPPPQQRPHHGHSPSHGTNAAPASPWEARGPAAGPLRAAPPSPSTPPQYRHSKNPKDGVRHSPLEKSSHSSSGHSELSVFKQPPPLEPPISSPPPSLRDPPWPHGGAPPGRPSPGDRHPVQRKEPSQPLPPPPPGHRIPRTYNKVASKRECDLDKHCGVLDPDRKKVCTRLLTCNIHSIHQRRKVLGRSRNFDQLVAELKTRVREKGAQALEGGSSTGRSPSPEAPREQAGAPHCRRPLASLPAFSRSAAASESGADEEKPRHDEPGPRAPSPLVHGRISSDESEAEAAEEPADFPSSASHPRPAAVCAFGSRSVGHGIFTFDRRLHHLRSALSSMLEQHISAHLWKKIPQATDLQAPPPSVKTITSSCAPSTGSASSLHPKVRTGSHISSSMKAALSLSSSSRGPGRPSTGVPSENSGGGGGHAGSPGKPAAVRQAGSSKNPVGRPSKQMLKLREEAATAAALRKRKAPSQEGEHSGPDRNCIILQDRGRPPSASSASKNPPPPPLPHGQTNGTLSPSSKPRPQPSPSESHSPAAKGMWTYRKTHPPLGHSSPPDPSPATNSHGRTGVGDSGLHGPGGGRGFEHQGLVKKRKGGGGGVEEHSPSSKPTAHRLPPPSSSSSSSSASSATSASPRSNFYPWKDSKSGGLAGGVDKKLGTQKPKLHH comes from the exons ATGACGTCAGCGGCTTGCCGCGCAGTGATGATGGCGGTGCGTGAACGCGCAGTAAAAGTAATGGCTGCTCTGGATCGGCGGGTGCCTAGCCTCGATGAATTCGTGGGTCAGAGCTGGACCGCCTGGGCCGACTGGgccggcgtggcggcggcggagg GGCCCGATTTGGACGACTGCAGCAAGAATGGCAAGAAGGCTGCAGAAGCCATGTCGCTCAGTAAAGAGG ACATGTCCATCTTCGGCCTGTACCCCGGCCACGACGACTTCTACCTGGTGGTGTGCAGCCACTGTGGTCAGGTGGTGAAGCCGCAGGCCTTCGAGAAGCACTGCGAGCGGAGACACGGGCCCCTGGCCAAGCTGTACGCCCGCCTGCGCTCGCCCGCCCCCGCGGCCCCGCCcctgcccccgccgccgccgccgccgcctcagcaGAGACCCCACCACGGCCACTCGCCGTCGCACGGGACCAACGCCGCGCCCGCCTCCCCGTGGGAGGCCCGGGGGCCGGCGGCGGGGCCGCTGCGGGCCGCGCCGCCCTCTCCCTCCACCCCGCCGCAGTACAGACACTCCAAGAACCCCAAGGACGGAGTCCG ACATTCCCCGCTGGAGAAGTcgtcccacagcagcagcggccaCTCCGAGCTGTCGGTGTTCAAGCAGCCTCCGCCTCTGGAGCCTCCCatcagctctcctcctccgtcgcTCAGAGACCCGCCGTGGCCGCACGGGGGCGCCCCGCCCGGCCGGCCATCGCCCGGCGACCGCCACCCCGTGCAGAGGAAGGAGCCCTCCcagccgctgccgccgccgccgccgggccacCGGATCCCCCGGACCTACAACAAAGTGGCCTCCA AGAGGGAGTGTGACCTGGACAAACACTGCGGCGTCCTCGACCCCGACAGGAAGAAAGTCTGCACCCGCCTCCTCACATGcaat ATCCACTCCATCCACCAGCGGAGGAAGGTGCTGGGCCGCAGCAGGAACTTCGACCAGCTGGTGGCGGAGCTGAAGACCAGGGTTCGAGAGAAGGGGGCCCAAGCCCTGGAGGGGGGCTCCTCCACGGGACGCTCCCCAAGCCCCGAGGCCCCCCGGGAGCAGGCCGGAGCGCCGCACTGCAGGAGACCGCTGGCCAGCCTCCCTGCCTTCAG ccgctccgccgccgcttcAGAGAGCGGCGCCGACGAGGAGAAGCCGCGGCACGACGAGCCCGGCCCGCGAGCGCCGTCGCCCCTCGTGCACGGACGCATCTCCAGCGACGAGAGCGAGGCCGAAGCGGCCGAGGAGCCCGCCGACTTCCCGTCGTCCGCCTCGCACCCCAGACCGGCGGCG GTCTGCGCCTTCGGCAGCCGCTCCGTGGGTCACGGCATCTTCACGTTCGACCGGAGGCTGCATCACCTGCGGTCGGCGCTCAGCAGCATGCTGGAGCAGCACATCAGCGCCCATCTCTGGAA GAAAATACCTCAGGCCACGGACcttcaggctcctcctccttcggTCAAGACCATCACATCTTCATGCGCGCCCTCgacaggctccgcctcctcgctGCACCCCAAGGTCCGCACAGGAAGTCACATCAGCTCCTCCATGAAAGCCGCCTTGTCGCTGTCTTCCTCCAGCCGCGGGCCGGGCAGGCCGTCCACCGGCGTCCCCTCGGAGAACtcggggggcggcggcgggcacGCGGGCTCCCCGGGGAAACCGGCGGCGGTCCGTCAGGCCGGGTCCTCCAAGAACCCGGTGGGCCGTCCCAGTAAGCAGATGCTGAAGCTGCGGGAGGAGGcggccacggcggcggcgctgcgcaAGCGCAAAGCCCCGTCCCAGGAGGGGGAGCACTCGGGCCCCGACAGGAACTGCATCATCCTGCAAGACCGGGgccgccccccctccgcctcctccgcctccaaaaaccccccgcccccccctctcccacacGGACAGACCAACGGCACGCTGTCTCCCAGCagcaagccccgcccccagccctCCCCCTCGGAGTCCCACTCGCCAGCCGCCAAGGGGATGTGGACTTACAGGAAGACTCACCCCCCTCTGGGCCACTCCTCGCCCCCCGACCCCTCCCCCGCCACCAACTCCCACGGCCGCACCGGCGTGGGGGACTCAGGACTGCACGGGCCGGGCGGCGGGCGGGGCTTCGAGCACCAGGGCCTGGTCAAGAAACGcaaggggggcggcggcggcgtggaggagCACTCGCCTTCCTCCAAACCCACAGCACACcgcctgccccccccctcctcttcctcctcctcctcctccgccagctcTGCCACCTCTGCCTCCCCCCGCTCCAACTTCTACCCCTGGAAGGACAGTAAGAGTGGGGGGCTCGCCGGGGGCGTGGACAAGAAACTGGGCACACAGAAG CCAAAACTGCACCATTGA
- the atxn7l2a gene encoding ataxin-7-like protein 2a isoform X2, whose translation MFGQSSSAPGGPLQSAVGTAHQKLYMSIFGLYPGHDDFYLVVCSHCGQVVKPQAFEKHCERRHGPLAKLYARLRSPAPAAPPLPPPPPPPPQQRPHHGHSPSHGTNAAPASPWEARGPAAGPLRAAPPSPSTPPQYRHSKNPKDGVRHSPLEKSSHSSSGHSELSVFKQPPPLEPPISSPPPSLRDPPWPHGGAPPGRPSPGDRHPVQRKEPSQPLPPPPPGHRIPRTYNKVASKRECDLDKHCGVLDPDRKKVCTRLLTCNIHSIHQRRKVLGRSRNFDQLVAELKTRVREKGAQALEGGSSTGRSPSPEAPREQAGAPHCRRPLASLPAFSRSAAASESGADEEKPRHDEPGPRAPSPLVHGRISSDESEAEAAEEPADFPSSASHPRPAAVCAFGSRSVGHGIFTFDRRLHHLRSALSSMLEQHISAHLWKKIPQATDLQAPPPSVKTITSSCAPSTGSASSLHPKVRTGSHISSSMKAALSLSSSSRGPGRPSTGVPSENSGGGGGHAGSPGKPAAVRQAGSSKNPVGRPSKQMLKLREEAATAAALRKRKAPSQEGEHSGPDRNCIILQDRGRPPSASSASKNPPPPPLPHGQTNGTLSPSSKPRPQPSPSESHSPAAKGMWTYRKTHPPLGHSSPPDPSPATNSHGRTGVGDSGLHGPGGGRGFEHQGLVKKRKGGGGGVEEHSPSSKPTAHRLPPPSSSSSSSSASSATSASPRSNFYPWKDSKSGGLAGGVDKKLGTQKPKLHH comes from the exons ATGTTTggtcagagcagctcagcaccTGGAGGGCCGCTCCAGTCTGCAGTGGGAACTGCCCATCAGAAGTTGT ACATGTCCATCTTCGGCCTGTACCCCGGCCACGACGACTTCTACCTGGTGGTGTGCAGCCACTGTGGTCAGGTGGTGAAGCCGCAGGCCTTCGAGAAGCACTGCGAGCGGAGACACGGGCCCCTGGCCAAGCTGTACGCCCGCCTGCGCTCGCCCGCCCCCGCGGCCCCGCCcctgcccccgccgccgccgccgccgcctcagcaGAGACCCCACCACGGCCACTCGCCGTCGCACGGGACCAACGCCGCGCCCGCCTCCCCGTGGGAGGCCCGGGGGCCGGCGGCGGGGCCGCTGCGGGCCGCGCCGCCCTCTCCCTCCACCCCGCCGCAGTACAGACACTCCAAGAACCCCAAGGACGGAGTCCG ACATTCCCCGCTGGAGAAGTcgtcccacagcagcagcggccaCTCCGAGCTGTCGGTGTTCAAGCAGCCTCCGCCTCTGGAGCCTCCCatcagctctcctcctccgtcgcTCAGAGACCCGCCGTGGCCGCACGGGGGCGCCCCGCCCGGCCGGCCATCGCCCGGCGACCGCCACCCCGTGCAGAGGAAGGAGCCCTCCcagccgctgccgccgccgccgccgggccacCGGATCCCCCGGACCTACAACAAAGTGGCCTCCA AGAGGGAGTGTGACCTGGACAAACACTGCGGCGTCCTCGACCCCGACAGGAAGAAAGTCTGCACCCGCCTCCTCACATGcaat ATCCACTCCATCCACCAGCGGAGGAAGGTGCTGGGCCGCAGCAGGAACTTCGACCAGCTGGTGGCGGAGCTGAAGACCAGGGTTCGAGAGAAGGGGGCCCAAGCCCTGGAGGGGGGCTCCTCCACGGGACGCTCCCCAAGCCCCGAGGCCCCCCGGGAGCAGGCCGGAGCGCCGCACTGCAGGAGACCGCTGGCCAGCCTCCCTGCCTTCAG ccgctccgccgccgcttcAGAGAGCGGCGCCGACGAGGAGAAGCCGCGGCACGACGAGCCCGGCCCGCGAGCGCCGTCGCCCCTCGTGCACGGACGCATCTCCAGCGACGAGAGCGAGGCCGAAGCGGCCGAGGAGCCCGCCGACTTCCCGTCGTCCGCCTCGCACCCCAGACCGGCGGCG GTCTGCGCCTTCGGCAGCCGCTCCGTGGGTCACGGCATCTTCACGTTCGACCGGAGGCTGCATCACCTGCGGTCGGCGCTCAGCAGCATGCTGGAGCAGCACATCAGCGCCCATCTCTGGAA GAAAATACCTCAGGCCACGGACcttcaggctcctcctccttcggTCAAGACCATCACATCTTCATGCGCGCCCTCgacaggctccgcctcctcgctGCACCCCAAGGTCCGCACAGGAAGTCACATCAGCTCCTCCATGAAAGCCGCCTTGTCGCTGTCTTCCTCCAGCCGCGGGCCGGGCAGGCCGTCCACCGGCGTCCCCTCGGAGAACtcggggggcggcggcgggcacGCGGGCTCCCCGGGGAAACCGGCGGCGGTCCGTCAGGCCGGGTCCTCCAAGAACCCGGTGGGCCGTCCCAGTAAGCAGATGCTGAAGCTGCGGGAGGAGGcggccacggcggcggcgctgcgcaAGCGCAAAGCCCCGTCCCAGGAGGGGGAGCACTCGGGCCCCGACAGGAACTGCATCATCCTGCAAGACCGGGgccgccccccctccgcctcctccgcctccaaaaaccccccgcccccccctctcccacacGGACAGACCAACGGCACGCTGTCTCCCAGCagcaagccccgcccccagccctCCCCCTCGGAGTCCCACTCGCCAGCCGCCAAGGGGATGTGGACTTACAGGAAGACTCACCCCCCTCTGGGCCACTCCTCGCCCCCCGACCCCTCCCCCGCCACCAACTCCCACGGCCGCACCGGCGTGGGGGACTCAGGACTGCACGGGCCGGGCGGCGGGCGGGGCTTCGAGCACCAGGGCCTGGTCAAGAAACGcaaggggggcggcggcggcgtggaggagCACTCGCCTTCCTCCAAACCCACAGCACACcgcctgccccccccctcctcttcctcctcctcctcctccgccagctcTGCCACCTCTGCCTCCCCCCGCTCCAACTTCTACCCCTGGAAGGACAGTAAGAGTGGGGGGCTCGCCGGGGGCGTGGACAAGAAACTGGGCACACAGAAG CCAAAACTGCACCATTGA